In one Agathobacter rectalis ATCC 33656 genomic region, the following are encoded:
- a CDS encoding FKBP-type peptidyl-prolyl cis-trans isomerase, with product MNKQNKKIAQEKRRIEREKAEKKAKVVNLLKFWVPVVAVVVVVIVLIWAVATSGGSSSKGTDGTEAASQTTESQASETQSSDSQTEAATLNTETDTVAENGDKVNIDYTGYMDGEKFEGGSTDGQGTDLVLGSGSYIDGFEDGVVGHKVGETFDLNLKFPDDYKANTELAGKDVTFEVTLNGVYK from the coding sequence ATGAACAAACAAAACAAAAAAATCGCACAGGAAAAAAGAAGAATCGAGAGAGAGAAGGCAGAAAAGAAGGCAAAGGTTGTGAATCTGCTGAAATTCTGGGTGCCGGTAGTGGCAGTTGTTGTGGTGGTCATAGTGCTAATCTGGGCAGTTGCGACATCGGGCGGTTCATCGTCAAAGGGTACTGACGGTACAGAAGCTGCATCACAGACCACAGAATCTCAGGCATCCGAGACACAAAGCAGTGATTCACAGACCGAGGCAGCAACACTGAATACAGAGACTGACACGGTTGCGGAAAACGGAGATAAGGTAAATATTGACTACACAGGATATATGGACGGAGAAAAATTCGAGGGTGGAAGCACTGATGGACAGGGCACAGACCTGGTGCTTGGCTCAGGCAGCTATATAGATGGCTTTGAGGACGGAGTGGTAGGTCACAAGGTGGGAGAAACCTTTGATTTAAACCTGAAGTTCCCGGATGATTATAAGGCAAATACAGAACTAGCCGGAAAGGATGTTACGTTTGAGGTGACTCTTAACGGTGTATACAAATAA
- a CDS encoding SUV3 family DEAD/DEAH box RNA helicase: MEKSFEEILVQFYVDQYRENAKRSTGKPVKLAHYIHRLNSKAKSIKYARFSKNETVALDKLHQEIKRLALITYYSNNKNARQILNREILPQLVRVDMEQFDEKEAEYLTEDFLKLLRKEYIGAICTRSMKALYNEYRSKELRREIVTLVPARPELEFPKAQSMKRHFILHIGPTNSGKTYQALERLKLAQNGVYLGPLRLLALEVYEKMNDAGIPCTMLTGQECLEVSDSRITASTVEMLDCDKEYDIAVIDEAQMVADDDRGHSWTRAILGTLAGEIHICMSPVAKDVVIHLINLCHDEYEIREYERKTALKLEDKPFSFPQDVREGDAFIVFSKKSVLNIAGRLEENGIKPSVIYGSLPPEIRRRQMTLFNEKKTQVVVSTDAIGMGLNLPVRRIVFLEVEKFDGVSRRPLVISEIKQIAGRAGRFGLYDTGYVTALGQKNLSYLKNTLNIPEQDIDIVSLGFPQVLLTMDAPLDAIIKLWHEAEPSAPFRKINVDEILFLYGYAYKERYFIADFDNKYLLYKMITCPIDIKDRELVRQWLRYCMSYTSDISLDKPDKHSKYQGLMKYESYYKKLDLYYQFSVRMGKIVDEDWLENERDKTQAKIMQLLSKSKDEYIIRCRYCGRILPIGNSRNICRDCYSMIRR, from the coding sequence ATGGAAAAATCGTTTGAAGAGATACTGGTACAGTTTTATGTTGACCAGTACAGGGAGAATGCGAAGAGAAGTACAGGTAAGCCTGTAAAGCTGGCACACTATATTCACAGGCTCAATAGTAAAGCAAAATCAATTAAATATGCGCGATTTTCAAAAAATGAGACTGTAGCACTTGACAAGCTGCATCAGGAAATAAAAAGGCTTGCATTGATTACCTACTATTCCAACAATAAGAACGCAAGGCAGATTTTAAATAGAGAAATCCTTCCGCAGCTCGTCAGGGTGGATATGGAGCAGTTTGATGAGAAGGAGGCAGAGTATCTCACAGAGGATTTTCTAAAGCTTTTGCGCAAGGAGTATATAGGTGCGATATGTACCAGAAGCATGAAGGCGCTTTACAATGAGTACCGCAGCAAGGAGCTTAGAAGAGAGATTGTCACGTTGGTTCCGGCACGGCCGGAGCTTGAGTTTCCAAAAGCACAGAGCATGAAAAGGCACTTCATACTTCATATAGGCCCGACTAACAGCGGTAAGACATATCAGGCGCTTGAGAGGCTTAAACTGGCGCAAAACGGAGTTTATCTGGGACCTCTTAGACTTCTGGCACTTGAGGTATATGAGAAGATGAATGATGCAGGTATACCATGCACCATGCTTACAGGCCAGGAGTGTCTTGAGGTATCTGACAGCAGAATTACAGCATCGACAGTGGAGATGCTTGACTGTGACAAGGAATATGATATCGCAGTGATTGATGAGGCACAGATGGTAGCAGATGATGACAGGGGACATTCGTGGACCAGGGCGATTCTTGGTACACTTGCAGGAGAGATTCATATATGCATGAGCCCGGTGGCAAAGGATGTAGTCATTCATCTGATTAATCTATGCCATGACGAGTATGAGATAAGGGAGTATGAGAGAAAGACAGCTCTAAAGCTGGAGGATAAGCCTTTTTCATTTCCACAGGATGTGAGAGAGGGCGATGCCTTTATCGTATTTTCAAAGAAGTCGGTACTCAATATAGCAGGGCGTCTGGAGGAAAACGGCATAAAGCCAAGTGTCATATACGGAAGTCTGCCACCGGAAATAAGGCGCAGGCAGATGACGCTTTTTAATGAGAAAAAGACACAGGTTGTCGTGTCAACAGATGCGATAGGAATGGGACTCAATCTGCCGGTCAGAAGAATTGTATTTCTGGAGGTGGAAAAGTTTGATGGAGTATCAAGACGTCCGCTTGTCATCTCTGAGATAAAACAGATAGCGGGCCGTGCAGGCAGATTTGGTCTGTATGACACAGGCTATGTGACAGCTTTGGGACAAAAGAATCTGAGTTATTTGAAGAATACGCTAAATATACCGGAGCAGGATATTGATATAGTAAGTCTTGGCTTCCCACAGGTGCTCCTTACAATGGATGCGCCGCTTGATGCGATAATTAAGCTCTGGCATGAGGCAGAGCCATCAGCACCGTTTAGGAAAATCAATGTCGATGAGATATTGTTTTTGTATGGATATGCGTATAAGGAGCGATACTTTATCGCAGATTTTGATAACAAATATCTGCTTTATAAGATGATTACATGTCCTATAGATATAAAGGACAGGGAGCTTGTCAGACAATGGCTGCGCTACTGCATGTCGTATACATCTGATATCTCTCTCGACAAGCCTGATAAGCATTCAAAGTATCAGGGGCTCATGAAATACGAATCCTATTACAAAAAGCTTGATTTGTACTATCAGTTTTCAGTCCGCATGGGCAAAATTGTGGATGAGGACTGGCTTGAAAACGAGCGCGACAAAACACAGGCAAAGATTATGCAGCTTCTATCAAAGAGCAAGGATGAGTATATTATCAGATGCCGGTATTGCGGCAGAATACTTCCGATTGGAAATTCACGCAATATATGCAGAGACTGCTACAGCATGATACGCAGGTAG
- a CDS encoding acyl-CoA thioesterase yields MANNELQIAGSQGELRIRPYEHHAKYYETDQMGIIHHSNYVKWMEEARLDLMDQIGLNYRQMEDMEIISPVLSISVEYHSMVHFDDTVVIYTKLLKYNGIKMELEYVMKDKETGELRTTAKSSHCFLNKSGKPISLKRMYPELDTKFFEFKEA; encoded by the coding sequence ATGGCAAACAATGAGTTACAGATTGCCGGCTCACAAGGTGAACTTAGAATCCGTCCTTACGAGCACCACGCAAAATATTATGAAACAGATCAGATGGGTATAATCCACCATTCAAACTATGTCAAGTGGATGGAAGAAGCAAGACTTGATTTGATGGATCAGATAGGACTCAACTACAGGCAGATGGAGGATATGGAAATCATAAGTCCGGTGCTGTCGATATCGGTAGAGTATCACAGTATGGTACATTTCGATGATACGGTCGTCATCTACACAAAGCTGCTTAAGTATAACGGAATCAAGATGGAGCTTGAGTATGTCATGAAGGACAAAGAGACAGGCGAGCTTCGCACCACTGCAAAAAGCAGCCATTGCTTTTTGAACAAATCCGGCAAACCAATCTCATTAAAGAGAATGTATCCGGAATTAGATACAAAATTTTTTGAATTTAAAGAGGCATAA
- a CDS encoding aminopeptidase P family protein has translation MIQDRLKALRSEMAKRGISLYVVPTADFHESEYVGEHFKARKYITGFTGSAGTAVITMDEAGLWTDGRYFVQAAAQLKDTTVKLFKIGEEGVPTVDEYIKDTLSDGGVIGFDGRVVNAAWGKRLSEIAKEKHGSMYVNEDLIDIIWTDRPPMSKAPVMIFDNKYTGEDISSKLKRVREQMAQKGATLHLMSSLYDIAWLLNVRGGDISYVPVVLSYLALSQDSCIWFLQEEVVTETLKAYLDKNGIQTRPYDDFYEYVKHIDEKETVLLNTSIVNYRICDSLPDGVKVIDAEDPTVVMKAVKNEVQLENLRKAHLKDAVAMCKFMYWLKTNIGKIPMTEISASDYLASLRAEQEGFLDLSFATICGYADHGAIVHYSATEESDRQLKPESLLLVDSGGHYLEGTTDITRTFALGPVTDEMKDMFTRVCRSNMNLANARFKEGCSGLNFDILAREPFWEIGMDYNHGTGHGVGYVLNVHEGPNSFHWKQYPGRTAERVIEEGMVTTDEPGIYLEGKFGIRTENELICRKGEKNEYGQFMYFENLTYVPIDLDAIDPNQMTDREKGYLNAYHARVYELVSPFLNDEEAQWLKKYTRAI, from the coding sequence ATGATACAGGATAGATTAAAAGCATTGAGAAGCGAGATGGCAAAGAGGGGCATCTCGCTGTATGTGGTACCTACTGCTGATTTTCATGAGTCAGAGTATGTAGGAGAGCATTTTAAGGCACGCAAATATATTACAGGCTTCACGGGCTCAGCAGGTACCGCAGTCATCACTATGGATGAGGCCGGACTATGGACAGACGGCAGGTATTTTGTGCAGGCGGCTGCGCAGCTTAAGGATACCACTGTAAAGCTCTTTAAGATTGGCGAGGAGGGCGTACCGACAGTTGATGAGTATATAAAGGATACTCTTTCGGATGGCGGTGTAATAGGCTTTGACGGCAGAGTGGTAAATGCCGCATGGGGCAAAAGGCTTTCTGAAATTGCAAAAGAAAAGCACGGCAGCATGTACGTAAATGAGGATCTGATTGACATTATATGGACTGACAGACCACCTATGTCAAAGGCACCTGTCATGATTTTTGACAATAAATACACCGGTGAGGATATAAGCTCAAAGCTTAAAAGAGTCAGAGAGCAGATGGCACAAAAGGGTGCAACACTTCATCTGATGTCATCACTTTACGATATCGCCTGGCTTTTAAATGTCAGGGGAGGCGACATAAGCTATGTGCCTGTAGTGCTTTCATACCTGGCACTGTCACAGGACAGCTGCATATGGTTTTTGCAGGAAGAGGTTGTGACAGAGACTCTTAAGGCATACCTCGATAAGAATGGTATACAGACAAGACCTTACGATGATTTTTATGAATATGTGAAGCATATTGATGAAAAAGAGACAGTGCTTTTAAATACATCGATTGTAAATTACCGCATCTGCGACAGCCTGCCGGATGGTGTTAAGGTGATTGATGCGGAGGATCCTACAGTTGTCATGAAGGCCGTAAAGAATGAAGTACAGCTTGAAAATCTGCGCAAGGCACATTTGAAGGATGCAGTTGCGATGTGCAAGTTCATGTACTGGCTTAAGACAAATATAGGTAAGATACCCATGACAGAGATTTCGGCTTCAGATTATCTTGCATCGCTTAGAGCTGAGCAGGAGGGCTTTCTTGATTTGAGCTTTGCCACAATATGCGGATATGCTGATCATGGTGCTATTGTGCATTACTCTGCAACAGAGGAGTCTGACAGGCAGCTTAAGCCTGAGAGTCTTCTTTTGGTTGATTCAGGAGGACATTATCTGGAGGGAACCACAGATATCACGAGGACCTTTGCGTTAGGACCTGTGACTGACGAGATGAAGGATATGTTTACGAGAGTTTGCCGCTCAAATATGAACCTGGCAAATGCAAGGTTTAAGGAGGGCTGCTCGGGACTAAACTTTGATATTCTGGCAAGAGAGCCTTTCTGGGAGATTGGCATGGACTACAATCACGGTACCGGACACGGTGTGGGCTATGTGCTCAATGTTCATGAGGGGCCAAACAGCTTTCACTGGAAGCAGTACCCGGGCAGAACTGCAGAGCGTGTGATAGAAGAGGGCATGGTTACTACAGACGAGCCGGGCATCTATTTAGAGGGCAAATTCGGTATTCGTACAGAGAATGAGCTGATTTGCCGAAAAGGCGAGAAAAATGAGTATGGCCAGTTCATGTATTTTGAGAATCTGACCTATGTACCGATAGATCTCGATGCGATTGATCCAAATCAGATGACAGACAGGGAAAAGGGATACCTGAACGCTTACCATGCGAGAGTTTATGAGCTTGTTTCACCATTTTTGAATGATGAGGAGGCTCAGTGGCTTAAGAAATATACAAGAGCTATTTAA
- the polA gene encoding DNA polymerase I — MSEKLVLIDGHSILNRAYHGLPDLTNSEGLHTNAVYGFLNIMFKILDEEKPDYLTVAFDVHAPTFRHRMFDAYKGTRKPMDEELRQQVPMIKEMLTAMGIKIVEKEGYEADDILGTLSVRAEKAGMDVAIISGDRDLLQLATDHVMVRIPKTKKTGTEIENYNTADVIEKYGVTPKEFIDVKALQGDTSDNIPGVPGIGEKTAGALIAKYHCIEAVHEDAENVKPPRASKNIVEYWEQALMSKELATIILDAPVDYEFSDAKLSGGVESLYTEEAFLLCKRYEFKNMLSRFNVEAPKNNAEEHFVVVRDLKTAESVFEKAKDREVAFAVVPGESLENSESDGQLSLFSEPVSNDYLAVSICFSEEDIYFICTGDEISSSFLDEKLNTLEVKSWISPDLKTNLHRFKSKEIKADDRGRYFDMMVAAYLINPLVGEYPYDAVAKDYLGLMLSSKKDYLGKLDFTQMMKEDEKKAVDCACYEVYTAWKSKPVLLQKLKEMNMLTLYRDIELPLVFVLYDMENEGIRADGIKLKEYGDKLAVSITELEKKIYEAAGEEFNINSPKQLGVILFEKLGLPNEKKTKTGYSTAADVLEKLAPEYPIVADILEYRQLTKLKSTYADGLSGYIASDGKIHTTLNQTITATGRLSSTEPNLQNIPIRIELGKLIRKVFLPEEGDLFVDSDYSQIELRVLAALSGDERMIEAFKNGQDIHRSTASLVFDTPFDEVTDLQRRNAKAVNFGIVYGISAFGLSNDLGISRKEAQGYIDSYFVKYPKIKEFLDQTVLDAKKNGYTKTMFGRIRPIPELNSSNFMQRQFGERVAMNSPIQGTAADIIKIAMIRVHDRLLDEGLKSRLILQVHDELLIETKEAEKDKVIKLLEKEMRGAVDMKVSMEVGTECGYDWYDAH, encoded by the coding sequence ATGAGTGAAAAGCTTGTACTTATAGACGGACACAGTATTTTAAACAGGGCATATCACGGACTTCCTGATCTGACCAATTCAGAGGGGCTTCACACAAATGCAGTCTATGGATTTTTGAATATCATGTTCAAGATTCTTGACGAGGAAAAGCCTGACTATCTGACGGTGGCATTTGATGTGCATGCGCCGACGTTTCGCCACAGGATGTTTGATGCGTACAAGGGCACGAGAAAGCCTATGGACGAGGAGCTCAGGCAGCAGGTGCCTATGATAAAGGAAATGCTTACCGCTATGGGCATTAAAATCGTGGAAAAGGAGGGCTATGAGGCCGACGATATACTTGGAACCTTATCTGTCAGGGCAGAAAAGGCCGGTATGGATGTCGCCATCATTTCCGGAGACAGAGACCTTTTGCAGCTTGCGACTGACCATGTCATGGTAAGGATTCCAAAGACAAAGAAAACAGGAACCGAGATAGAAAATTACAATACAGCAGATGTTATCGAAAAGTACGGCGTCACTCCAAAGGAGTTTATCGATGTAAAGGCTCTGCAGGGGGATACGTCTGATAATATTCCCGGGGTACCCGGTATCGGCGAAAAGACAGCAGGTGCACTTATAGCAAAATATCACTGTATAGAGGCAGTACATGAGGACGCTGAGAATGTAAAGCCGCCAAGGGCTTCAAAGAATATAGTGGAGTATTGGGAGCAGGCGCTTATGAGCAAGGAGCTTGCGACAATCATACTTGATGCGCCGGTTGACTATGAATTTTCTGATGCAAAGCTTAGTGGCGGAGTAGAGTCACTCTACACGGAGGAAGCCTTTTTACTGTGCAAAAGATACGAATTCAAAAACATGCTGTCGCGGTTTAACGTGGAGGCTCCTAAAAACAATGCCGAGGAGCATTTTGTGGTAGTAAGGGACTTGAAGACTGCAGAGAGTGTGTTTGAGAAGGCAAAGGACAGGGAGGTTGCTTTTGCGGTAGTACCAGGAGAGTCTTTGGAAAACAGCGAAAGTGATGGACAGCTAAGTCTGTTTTCGGAGCCGGTTTCTAACGATTATCTTGCTGTTTCGATTTGTTTTTCAGAGGAGGACATTTATTTTATCTGTACAGGTGATGAGATTTCAAGCAGCTTCCTGGATGAAAAATTAAATACCCTGGAAGTAAAGTCATGGATATCACCGGATTTAAAGACCAATCTGCACAGATTTAAGAGCAAAGAGATAAAGGCAGATGACAGAGGCAGATATTTTGACATGATGGTGGCTGCATACCTTATCAATCCGCTTGTCGGGGAGTATCCCTATGATGCGGTTGCAAAGGACTATCTGGGGCTTATGCTCTCATCTAAAAAGGATTATCTGGGAAAGCTTGATTTTACTCAGATGATGAAGGAGGATGAGAAAAAGGCAGTGGACTGTGCCTGCTACGAGGTGTATACTGCCTGGAAATCAAAACCGGTTCTTTTGCAGAAGCTAAAAGAAATGAATATGCTCACTCTTTACAGAGATATAGAGCTGCCACTCGTTTTCGTACTGTATGATATGGAAAATGAGGGGATAAGGGCTGATGGAATAAAGCTTAAGGAGTATGGAGACAAGCTTGCTGTTTCGATAACTGAGCTTGAAAAGAAAATATATGAGGCAGCAGGTGAAGAGTTTAATATAAATTCGCCAAAGCAACTTGGAGTCATTCTCTTTGAAAAGCTTGGACTGCCAAATGAAAAGAAGACAAAGACCGGTTATTCTACTGCGGCAGATGTGCTTGAAAAGCTGGCACCGGAGTATCCGATTGTCGCGGATATATTGGAATACAGACAGCTCACAAAGCTAAAGAGCACATATGCTGACGGACTTTCGGGATATATTGCATCCGATGGCAAAATCCATACTACCTTAAATCAGACAATCACTGCGACAGGCCGTCTTTCAAGCACAGAGCCTAATCTGCAGAATATCCCGATAAGGATTGAGCTGGGCAAGCTTATCAGAAAGGTATTTCTGCCTGAGGAGGGAGATTTGTTTGTTGATTCAGACTATTCGCAGATCGAGCTTCGGGTGCTTGCGGCGCTTTCCGGGGATGAAAGGATGATAGAGGCCTTTAAGAATGGTCAGGATATCCACAGAAGTACAGCATCCCTTGTGTTTGACACACCGTTTGATGAGGTCACAGACCTTCAAAGACGAAATGCCAAGGCGGTAAATTTTGGTATCGTATATGGTATCAGCGCGTTTGGTCTGTCTAACGATCTGGGGATTTCAAGGAAAGAGGCACAGGGCTATATAGACAGCTATTTTGTCAAATATCCAAAGATTAAGGAGTTTTTGGATCAGACGGTTTTGGATGCCAAGAAAAATGGCTATACAAAGACCATGTTTGGGCGTATCAGACCGATTCCCGAGCTGAACTCGAGCAATTTCATGCAAAGACAGTTTGGAGAGAGAGTTGCGATGAACTCACCTATTCAGGGTACAGCAGCCGATATCATAAAGATTGCCATGATACGTGTGCATGACAGGCTTCTTGACGAGGGCTTAAAGTCAAGACTTATCCTTCAGGTGCATGATGAGCTTTTAATTGAGACAAAGGAAGCTGAGAAGGATAAAGTGATTAAGCTTCTGGAGAAAGAGATGCGTGGTGCGGTGGACATGAAGGTATCCATGGAGGTGGGCACCGAGTGTGGCTATGACTGGTATGATGCGCATTGA
- the coaE gene encoding dephospho-CoA kinase (Dephospho-CoA kinase (CoaE) performs the final step in coenzyme A biosynthesis.) yields MTGMMRIDDRKGNSMIFIGITGGVGAGKSAVLSYLRELDGVRVMLSDEIAHELMEPGSDCYNRLKELFAEEPIWLEDGHFDRPALAGVIFSNDKKRELLNEVVHPAVKEYVLNAVKEAKKEGLFMLVLEAALLIEEGYGEICDELWYIYASEEVRRKRLKSSRGYSDEKIDSIFASQLKEAEYRRHCKEVIDNDGDIENTIASINKALSKYKE; encoded by the coding sequence ATGACTGGTATGATGCGCATTGATGACAGAAAAGGAAACAGTATGATTTTTATAGGAATAACAGGTGGTGTAGGTGCCGGAAAATCGGCAGTGCTTAGCTATCTTAGGGAACTTGATGGCGTAAGGGTCATGCTCTCCGATGAGATAGCACATGAGCTGATGGAGCCGGGAAGCGACTGCTACAACAGATTAAAGGAATTGTTTGCAGAGGAACCGATATGGCTTGAGGACGGGCATTTTGACAGACCGGCACTTGCCGGAGTGATTTTTTCGAATGATAAAAAAAGAGAGCTTTTAAACGAAGTAGTGCATCCGGCAGTAAAGGAATATGTGCTTAATGCAGTTAAAGAGGCAAAAAAAGAAGGTCTTTTTATGCTTGTGCTTGAAGCAGCACTCCTTATAGAGGAGGGATATGGTGAAATCTGCGACGAGCTGTGGTATATTTATGCAAGTGAAGAAGTCAGAAGAAAAAGACTTAAGTCATCACGCGGATATTCAGATGAGAAGATAGATAGTATCTTTGCAAGCCAGCTTAAAGAAGCTGAGTACAGAAGGCACTGCAAGGAGGTTATCGATAATGATGGAGATATCGAAAACACGATAGCTTCAATAAATAAAGCGCTTAGCAAATACAAGGAGTAG
- the pilM gene encoding pilus assembly protein PilM — translation MNNVFGLDIGTRNVVGTVGYQTDDKEFVVTAQYVREHETRAMLDGQIHDIGRVAKTIKEVKDELEKQTGQPLEEVCIAAAGRVLKTVTTHVEYEYAQESVVTGEDVHTLDLLGIEKAQEALKEVNDTSYKFYCVGYSTVKFFLNDEVFISLEGHKANKIGEDIIVTFLPEDVVDGLYAAVGQAGLSVANMTLEPIAAINVAIPENYRMLNIALVDVGAGTSDISITRDGSIIAYGMIPHAGDELTEVIVQHFLVDFNMAESIKLQSTTSDTVTYKDIMSIEHTIPAQDVWDVAAPVVDNIAQEVSAKIRELNGDKTVSACFVVGGGGKIHGFTEKLAEDLDLPEERVALRGEEVLGDVTFEQEDIKKDPLLVTPIGICLNYYDQRNNFIMVRFNGERIKLYDNNRLTIVDAALQAGFPNDELFPKRGTPINFTVNGVARLVRGEAGEGAVVTMNGKPASINTPLEPNSEIIIEPSTAGEAAVYKISQLDEYNHSVITFIINGRRVSCPRFVQVNGELEPEDYSIRENDVIETRNYYTVRQIAQFMDLVIDTDQMIFVNNEEAGLDTLVYENFSVEWKTDEYGVARIDNNTYNDTQESDTDEASVLAEQDANSTESDNTVARTSEQMMNQVLDELHDDFAKEAEASAVPENELPENELPKNDIQEEIHEEDSSKNTVTVIVNGEPVELSGKDTYIFVDIFTHISFDLQAGKGRAIATVINGRDARFSEELHEGDKIELYWKEN, via the coding sequence ATGAATAATGTATTCGGTTTGGATATTGGTACAAGAAATGTTGTAGGAACTGTCGGCTATCAGACTGATGACAAGGAATTTGTGGTTACAGCACAGTATGTCAGAGAGCATGAGACCAGAGCGATGCTTGACGGTCAGATACATGATATAGGCAGGGTGGCAAAAACCATTAAGGAAGTAAAGGACGAGCTTGAAAAACAGACAGGACAGCCACTTGAAGAGGTGTGTATAGCAGCCGCAGGACGAGTATTAAAGACTGTCACGACGCATGTGGAGTATGAGTATGCGCAGGAGTCTGTGGTGACCGGCGAGGATGTCCATACGCTTGACCTGCTTGGCATAGAAAAAGCACAGGAGGCACTCAAGGAGGTTAACGACACAAGCTATAAGTTTTACTGTGTGGGATATTCTACAGTCAAATTCTTTTTGAATGATGAGGTGTTTATCAGCCTTGAGGGTCATAAGGCAAACAAAATAGGCGAGGATATCATAGTTACATTTCTGCCGGAGGATGTGGTAGACGGACTGTATGCGGCAGTGGGACAGGCCGGGCTTAGTGTAGCCAATATGACATTGGAGCCTATCGCCGCTATCAATGTGGCAATTCCGGAGAACTATCGTATGCTTAATATCGCACTTGTCGATGTGGGAGCCGGAACGAGTGATATCTCAATCACAAGAGACGGAAGTATCATAGCCTATGGCATGATACCGCATGCAGGAGATGAGCTGACAGAAGTTATTGTGCAGCATTTCCTCGTGGATTTCAATATGGCGGAGAGCATCAAGCTTCAGTCTACGACAAGTGATACGGTTACATACAAGGATATCATGAGCATCGAGCACACAATTCCTGCACAGGATGTCTGGGATGTGGCAGCACCTGTTGTTGATAATATTGCGCAAGAGGTATCGGCTAAAATCAGAGAGCTAAACGGTGACAAAACAGTGAGTGCCTGCTTTGTAGTCGGAGGCGGAGGCAAGATACACGGCTTCACGGAAAAGCTTGCGGAAGACCTTGACCTGCCGGAGGAAAGAGTCGCTCTAAGAGGTGAGGAAGTGCTTGGCGATGTGACCTTTGAGCAGGAGGATATTAAGAAGGATCCGCTTCTTGTCACTCCAATTGGTATATGTCTGAATTATTATGACCAGAGAAATAATTTTATCATGGTCAGATTCAACGGTGAGAGAATAAAGCTCTATGACAATAACAGGCTTACAATAGTCGATGCGGCGCTTCAGGCGGGATTTCCAAACGATGAGCTGTTTCCAAAGCGTGGCACCCCGATAAACTTTACGGTAAACGGTGTGGCAAGGCTTGTAAGAGGCGAGGCCGGAGAGGGCGCAGTGGTGACCATGAATGGAAAGCCTGCAAGCATCAATACACCGCTTGAGCCAAACAGTGAGATAATCATCGAGCCGTCCACAGCAGGAGAGGCAGCAGTGTATAAGATATCGCAGCTTGATGAGTACAATCATTCTGTCATTACTTTTATCATAAACGGCAGAAGGGTTTCATGTCCTAGGTTTGTCCAGGTAAACGGAGAGCTTGAGCCGGAGGATTACAGCATCAGGGAAAATGATGTGATTGAGACAAGAAATTACTATACAGTGCGCCAGATTGCGCAGTTTATGGACCTCGTTATTGACACAGACCAGATGATATTTGTAAACAATGAAGAGGCAGGTCTCGACACTCTTGTATACGAAAATTTCTCTGTTGAGTGGAAAACAGATGAATATGGTGTTGCAAGAATCGACAATAACACTTATAATGACACACAAGAGTCTGATACAGATGAGGCTTCGGTATTAGCTGAGCAGGATGCAAACAGCACAGAGTCAGACAACACAGTGGCCAGAACCTCAGAGCAGATGATGAATCAGGTGCTCGATGAGCTGCATGATGATTTTGCTAAAGAAGCTGAAGCATCTGCTGTGCCGGAAAACGAATTGCCGGAAAATGAATTGCCAAAAAATGATATACAGGAAGAAATACACGAAGAAGACTCATCAAAAAATACAGTTACAGTAATTGTAAACGGTGAGCCTGTAGAGCTGTCCGGCAAGGATACATATATATTTGTCGATATATTTACCCATATCTCATTTGATTTACAGGCAGGAAAGGGAAGGGCAATAGCCACTGTAATAAATGGCAGAGATGCCCGGTTTTCCGAGGAGCTTCATGAGGGAGACAAAATAGAATTATACTGGAAAGAGAATTAA